TGGTTCCCACGACCCACCGCCGCGACGATCGCATGCCGAGCATGTCGTACGCATCGGAGGCATCATCCCCGGTCGAGACGAAGAACGGGGGCGCGGCGGGGTGGACGCCGGCGTAATAGCGGCGGATGCGCGCCATCGCGCGCAGCGCCCGGAGGTTCTCGATCGCCGTGTCGATGAGCCGGGCGATCGTGAACCAGCCGAGCACGAACACGGTCGTCAGTGCGGCCCCGGCAAAGGGCAGGAACAGGTCGGTCGACGCACCCGAGACGAAACCGAGCGAGACGAGCGCGCTGGACAGCGTCACGAGGTAGAGCGACGACCGGCTGCTGGACTCGCTGATCGACGCGTTCGATGCGCCCTGCAACACGAAGTACTCGGTGTTCAGCACGCCGAGGAACTGCGATTCGTCCGCCCTCTCGTCGCTCATGGTCACACCCTACGACTCGGGAGGCCGGCAGCCCGCTCATCCCCGCTGGCGCAAGGCCTACTGCAGCGGTCACTCCCCCGAATCACCCTTTACATCCACAGCCCCTCAGGTGATATCGTCCCAAGCACACAGGCGGGGTGAGGGCGCACGGCAGTACGGCCGATCGCGAATAATCCCCCTCGGTGCTTCCATGAGCATCGGGCGAGCAGACGGATCCTTGCGATCCTGCCTGTGTCATGCCCCGGCAGGGTCCACTCTCAAACGGAGACCTCGTGTCGACTACTGCCACTGCGGGCGGCTGCCCGTTTATTGACCCGGAAAGCCTGTTCCAGGACCTCGCTGCCGCGCGACAGCACGCCGGGCTGCCCTGTTCGGATACCTTCGAGGCTCGGATGGTGACGCGCTACGACGACATCGTCGAAGCGCTTCACGACCCCGGGACTTTCTCGTCGACGCCAGTGGTGCCGGAGCTGCCCTCGCCGTGGAGGGAGCGGTTCGACGGTCGTGTTCCCAGCCGCGGCACCCTGATCGGACTGGACAACCCGGACCATGATCGTTTGCGCGCGAGCGTGAACACCTTCTTCGTCCCCCGGCGGTTGGCGCGGTACGAGCCGTGGATCCGGGACGAGGCGCATCGGATGATCGACGGCTTCGTCGGGGATGGCGAAGCGGACCTGAAGACGGCGTTCGCTCTGCCCCTCCCCTTGAAGGTGATCGCTCACGTCGTCGGCCTCGACGCGGAGCGATCCGAGTGGATCGGCGCGGCTCTGGGCTTCTTCCTCGGCCCTCGCGACCTGTACCACTCGGGCACTCCTGAGGAGAAGGCGGAGCGGCTTCTCGAGCTGCACGACTACATCCTGCAGGTGATGGCGGAGCGGAAGCGCGACCGTCGTGACGATCTCATCAGCCACGTCTGGAATGAGCGCGAGGCCGGCCTGGAGATGACGGACTTCGAGATGCTCTCGATGTTTCCGGGGCTGATGCTGGCGGGCCACGAGACCTCGTCCAACCTCATCTGCACCGCGCTGCTGAATCTGTTGCCCGACCAGGGCCGGTGGGAGCAGGCGCAGCGGGACGACGCGTCGCGGGCGGAGGCGTTGGAAGAGCTGTTCCGGTTCGAATCCGCCATCACCGGCATGAAACGACTGGTGACCCAGGACACGGTGCTGGGCGGGGTCCGTCTGACCGCGGGCGAGCAGGTGTTCCTCGCGTACGCGTCCGGTTCGCGCGACGCAGCGCGATTCGCTCACCCGGACTCGCTCGACCTCGAGCGCACGTGGGCGGTCCCCCATCTCGGCTTCGGACAGGGAGTGCACGCGTGCCTCGGCGCGCCACTCGCACGCTTGCTCCTCCGCGTCGAGCTCGATGTGCTGCACGAGCGCCTGCACGACCTGCGACTCGCGGTGTCGCCCCCGGAGGTCGAGCACACGGTGGTGAGCGAAGGGCGCGGCATCGTGGCCCTGCCGCTCCGTTGGACGCCGGAGCCGGTTGTCCGCCAGGAGCCGTCCCCGACCTGGCAACCCGCCGAGCGGGAGGAACCCGTGACGACACAGCCGATCGTAGAGACACGCGCTGTGGTCGTCACGGGCCGTCGAGCGCTGACCGAGGACGTCGTCGAGCTCGTCCTCGCTGCGGATGACGGCGACGCGCTCCCGGCCTGGGAGGCGGGAGCGCACATCGATCTCGAACTCCCCGACGGCGCGCTGCGCCAGTATTCACTGTGCGGCCGGCCCAGCGACCGCGAGCTGCGAATCGCGGTCCTCCTCGAGAAGGCCGGCCGCGGCGGGTCACGCCAGGTTCACGATGCCGTGCGAATCGGCGACCGGTTGCGCATCCGCGGACCACGGAACCACTTCAGACTCCGCCCGGCATCGTTCGCGCTCTTCGTCGCGGGCGGCATCGGGATCACACCCCTGCTGCCGATGATCGACGAGCTGCAACGACGCGGCACCGACTGGCGGTTGCTGTTCCTCGGACGTGATCGACGGCGCATGCCCTACTTGGACGAGTTGCTCGATCAGTACGGGCATCAGGTGTACGCCTGGCCGAGTGCAGAGCGCGGCCGATACGACCTCGACGACATCTGGCGCAGGATGCCCGCAGGCGAGACGGCGGTCTACGCCTGCGGCCCGGAGCAGCTGCTCGCCGCCCTCGAAGAGTCCGCCCGGCGGAACGGTACCGAGAATCGGCTCGTCGTGGAGCGGTTCGCGGCTCAGCGCGTAGACCACCAGCCGAACAGGCCCGTGGAAGTCGTGCTGGCTCGCCGTCGGCGAACCGTGACGATCGACGCGGACGAGAGCATCCTGGATGGGCTCAACCGAGTCGGCGCGAACATCCTCTCCACCTGTCGCGAGGGCACGTGCGGCACCTGCGAAGTGCGCGTCCTCGAGGGAGTGCCGGAACATCGGGACTCGGTCCTCAGCCTCGAGGAACGTCTCGCCAACGCCTCGATGATGACGTGCGTCTCTCGATGCCGGGGCAATCGGCTCGTGCTCGATGTCTAGCCCGGGTCACCGAGGAGCGCCCGCACGGCGCCGCATCACTCGGTGAGGTGTTCGAGCCGGAATCCCACCTTCAGGGTCACTTGGAAGTGCGCCACGCGTCCATCCTCCACTTCCCCGCGGGTGTCGGTCACTTCGAACCAGTCGATGTCGCGGATCGTCTGCGACGCCCGCTCGATCCCGTTGCGTATCGCCGCATCGGTTCCCTCGGGCGACGTGCCCACGATCTCGATCACTCGGTATGTGCGGTTCGTCACGACTCGCTCCCACCACTCGTTCTGCCTCCGGCTGGGATCAGTCTGCCGCGCGACAGGCAGCGCCGCTAGACGCCCGAGCGTGCCCTTGTCACAGGCGATACCGCTGTGGAATGCTGGCGTCCGTGATCCTCTAGCAGCGATTCCCCTCCTCCCCACGACCGTGGGTGAGTCGATCGATCCTGCCAACGAAGAGGAATTCATGTCATCTACAGAGCACACCATCAGCGCGCCCGGATTCACTATCGAGCCGCTCGTCGTCCCGGACAGCGTCGACGCGGCGGATGCCGCGGACTTCATCGCGATGGCCGCGGTGAGGAGCAGCGTCGAAGCGGAGCAGCGCGGGGATGCATCGGCCGAGGTCATGACCGCGGCCGACCTGCTGCCCGCGTGGAAGGACCCGTCACGGCAGATGACCGGAGTCGTCGCCAAGGTCGACGGGCGCGTGGTCGCCCGGGCGAACCTGGCGCTTCCCGTCGGGGCCAGCGAGTGCTGGGGCGCGGTGTCCGTCCTCCCGGGGTTCCGAGGGCGCGGCATCGGCTCGGCGCTGTACGACCGGCTCGAGCGCATGGCGCGGGATGCCGGGCGCACGACCATCCAGAACCAGACGACGTTCCCCGCGGGCACGGAGGGCCCCACCCTCCCGGCGCCGACGGGGTTCGGTTCCGTGCCGCTCGCCCTCGGGTCGACCCGGTTCCTGCAGCGTCAGGGGTTCTCGCTCGAACAGGTGGGTCGCGTCAGCGCGCTGCCCCTGCCGCTCGATGCCGCTGCGTTCTCCGCCCGCATGGAGGTGGCGGTGGCGGCAGCCTCCGGCTACCGGACGGTCTCCTGGCAGCGACGCACACCCGAGGAGTGGCTCGAGGCGCTCGCCCTGCTGCACACCAGGATGAGCACCGACGCACCCAACGCGGGCATGCAGCAGACGGAAGACGTCTGGACGGTCGAACGGGTCCGGGAGTTCGACGACCTGTGGGCGGACAGCCCCCGCACCGCGCTCACCACCATCGCGGTCGAAGAGGCGACGGGAGAGGCCGCCGGGTTCACGCAGCTCGAGGTGCCCGCCGAGCCGGACCGCCCGGCCGAGCAGACGGACACGCTGGTGCTGCGCGAGCACCGCGGACGCCGGCTCGGGATGCTGATGAAACTCACCAACCTGCGCCGACTCACGGCCCTGTTCCCCGCCTGGCGGAGCGTGGAGACGGTGAACGCCGAGGAGAACCGCCCCATGCTCGACGTCAACGAGTCGATCGGCTTCACCGCGGTCGCCTACGTAGCGGGGTGGCGCAAGGACATAGGAGCGGGGACCACGGGTATGGAGTGATCGCCGCCGTCCGGACGACCGTTGCGGCCACGGGCCGGGCGTGGTTGCATCACCCGCGTACCCCGGGGAGGAACGAGCATGAGCAGAGACGACATCCTGACCGCGGATGGTGCCCATCCACTCTTCATCCTGGCGATGGACCACCGCGATTCGCTGGTGAAGCACGTCTACGGCATCGACGGCGAACCGACCGCGGACGACGATCGGCGCATCGCCGCGGACAAGCTGGCGGTGTTCCAGGGAGCTGCGGCTGCGCGCGACCGTCTGCCTGCGGGACGGCCCGGCGTCCTCGTCGACGAACGGTATGGCGCGGAGGTGGCACGAGCCGCACGCGACGCGGGCTTTGCACTCATCATGCCGATCGAGCGTTCGGGTCAGGACTTCTTCCGGCTCGAGTACGGCGACTTCGACTCGACCGAGTGGCTCGACCGCCTGGCCGCGTTCGCTCCGGACGCGGCCAAGGTGCTCGTCAGAGACAATCCCGGTTTCGACAGCGAGCAGAGACGACTGCAGCAGGACCATCTCGCGCAGGTGAGCACCCGTCTTCGTGAGGCCGGCATCCCCCTGATCATCGAGCTGCTCGTCCCTGACGCCGCGCCGCACCCGGCCGACGACTACGACGATGCCGTCCGCCCGGGGCTCACCGTCGACCTCCTCCGCGAATTCCGTGCGCACGGGGTGGAGCCGGACATCTGGAAGCTGGAGGGGTACGACGCCTCTCGCGACGCCGCTCTCGTGTCCGAGACGGCCCGGGAAGGCGGCCGGTCCCACGTCCGCTGCATCGTTCTGGGACGCGACTCGGACGAGCAGCACCTGGATCGCTGGCTGCGGGTCGCTGCGCCGGTCGACGGGTTCGTCGGCTATGCGATCGGCCGCAGCATCTGGGAGCAGCCGCTCACCGACGAGCTCGCCGGCCGGATCGACCGCAGCGAACTGCAGCGCAGGGTCGGAGAGTCCTACGTCCATTACTCGGGCGTCTACGCGAACGCTGCG
This region of Leifsonia sp. fls2-241-R2A-40a genomic DNA includes:
- a CDS encoding cytochrome P450 yields the protein MTRYDDIVEALHDPGTFSSTPVVPELPSPWRERFDGRVPSRGTLIGLDNPDHDRLRASVNTFFVPRRLARYEPWIRDEAHRMIDGFVGDGEADLKTAFALPLPLKVIAHVVGLDAERSEWIGAALGFFLGPRDLYHSGTPEEKAERLLELHDYILQVMAERKRDRRDDLISHVWNEREAGLEMTDFEMLSMFPGLMLAGHETSSNLICTALLNLLPDQGRWEQAQRDDASRAEALEELFRFESAITGMKRLVTQDTVLGGVRLTAGEQVFLAYASGSRDAARFAHPDSLDLERTWAVPHLGFGQGVHACLGAPLARLLLRVELDVLHERLHDLRLAVSPPEVEHTVVSEGRGIVALPLRWTPEPVVRQEPSPTWQPAEREEPVTTQPIVETRAVVVTGRRALTEDVVELVLAADDGDALPAWEAGAHIDLELPDGALRQYSLCGRPSDRELRIAVLLEKAGRGGSRQVHDAVRIGDRLRIRGPRNHFRLRPASFALFVAGGIGITPLLPMIDELQRRGTDWRLLFLGRDRRRMPYLDELLDQYGHQVYAWPSAERGRYDLDDIWRRMPAGETAVYACGPEQLLAALEESARRNGTENRLVVERFAAQRVDHQPNRPVEVVLARRRRTVTIDADESILDGLNRVGANILSTCREGTCGTCEVRVLEGVPEHRDSVLSLEERLANASMMTCVSRCRGNRLVLDV
- a CDS encoding dodecin; protein product: MTNRTYRVIEIVGTSPEGTDAAIRNGIERASQTIRDIDWFEVTDTRGEVEDGRVAHFQVTLKVGFRLEHLTE
- a CDS encoding GNAT family N-acetyltransferase, whose product is MSSTEHTISAPGFTIEPLVVPDSVDAADAADFIAMAAVRSSVEAEQRGDASAEVMTAADLLPAWKDPSRQMTGVVAKVDGRVVARANLALPVGASECWGAVSVLPGFRGRGIGSALYDRLERMARDAGRTTIQNQTTFPAGTEGPTLPAPTGFGSVPLALGSTRFLQRQGFSLEQVGRVSALPLPLDAAAFSARMEVAVAAASGYRTVSWQRRTPEEWLEALALLHTRMSTDAPNAGMQQTEDVWTVERVREFDDLWADSPRTALTTIAVEEATGEAAGFTQLEVPAEPDRPAEQTDTLVLREHRGRRLGMLMKLTNLRRLTALFPAWRSVETVNAEENRPMLDVNESIGFTAVAYVAGWRKDIGAGTTGME
- a CDS encoding 2-deoxy-5-keto-D-gluconate 6-phosphate aldolase domain-containing protein encodes the protein MSRDDILTADGAHPLFILAMDHRDSLVKHVYGIDGEPTADDDRRIAADKLAVFQGAAAARDRLPAGRPGVLVDERYGAEVARAARDAGFALIMPIERSGQDFFRLEYGDFDSTEWLDRLAAFAPDAAKVLVRDNPGFDSEQRRLQQDHLAQVSTRLREAGIPLIIELLVPDAAPHPADDYDDAVRPGLTVDLLREFRAHGVEPDIWKLEGYDASRDAALVSETAREGGRSHVRCIVLGRDSDEQHLDRWLRVAAPVDGFVGYAIGRSIWEQPLTDELAGRIDRSELQRRVGESYVHYSGVYANAAHVRDANPAGATA